A genomic stretch from Arthrobacter sp. KBS0702 includes:
- a CDS encoding S41 family peptidase — protein MTSSSYLRFPHLHGDLVTFVAEDDVWIAPLDGGRAWRVSSLQLPARNPRFTPDGQRLVWTVIQGTAPEVVTADVDGGGYRQLSYFGHSSTKVKGFTPDGDVVVTSAFRQADSRLTHAYSLPVDGGWAEELPFGPVESVAFGTVVGDERPVVLASVLSREPAWWKRYRGGAAGKLWIDADGNGEFERLAPELDGNLTDPMWVGGRIAFLSDHEGYGNLYSVLPNGTDLRRHTDHEDFYVRHAATDGKRVIFESAGELWFLAGLDTDAVKLDITLGSASQARRASALKTSRHLGDVIPDHTGDSSAVEAHGTLHWLRHKDGPSRILEATPGVRARLPRPFGAGRIAYVADHGGVEALYLKAIAAPVHGGNASAGPAPAPAATATTEHTADGGTPLPRPVSAAALTRPDATAVVSAEAAGDAHEFEAQHGVTQVGAAKSGAGSAAERADAGQQTRIDFPKPSRASALEASPDGNWVAVGTAFGDVYLADTRTGALTLLSSIGEGSIDGFSWSPDSAWLGWAEPVTSFGSRTRLRLAGIASGTGKAGAGTGEAGTADAAARPAIIDVTDGRFRDESPAFTPDGKFLAFLSNRSFDPVYDGHSFDLSFPSPIKPYLVALAADTPSPFGPSVALPDDDADRADATEASNTEASVSVKVDAEGLAHRVINVPVPQGNYSDLSATAGALLWLDHELAGVTGEGRATLEDKNAAPSLVRFDLAKRRTTTIVEALDSYRLTGDGEKVILVQDKQIRVSPAAAKADEDSGQLVKVDLNRIRVRLDPVSVWGQAFDEAWRLQRDFFWTEDMAGQDWDSVHARYRPIVERLGSHDDLVDLLWELHGELGTSHAYVRPALVTENGSNGQGRLGADLAFNGEGWQITRILAGESSDPLATSPLTRPGADARVGDVLLAIDGVELSEALTPAVQLAGAAGRAVELTLRNGAGHGDQAGKQRRVAVVPVKDEERLRYQEWVASNRRTVREASHGTFGYLHIPDMMANGWAQLHRDLDTETSLDGLIVDVRRNRGGHTSQLVAELIGRKVTGWSMPRGERPRTYPHHAPRGPVIILTDEFAGSDGDIITQVSKLRGIGPVIGTRTWGGVVGIDNRFALADGTGVTQPRYATWFTGGVGWGVENYGVAPDIEVAFPPHAYAAGADPQLEYGIGALKEMIQELPTDRPPLREGYRTVRPAPLPARRQGN, from the coding sequence ATGACCTCTTCGAGCTACCTCCGTTTTCCGCATCTGCACGGCGATCTGGTCACCTTCGTGGCCGAGGACGACGTCTGGATCGCGCCCCTCGACGGCGGCCGCGCCTGGCGGGTTTCCTCCCTGCAGTTGCCCGCCCGCAACCCCCGCTTCACCCCCGACGGGCAGCGCCTGGTGTGGACAGTTATCCAGGGCACGGCGCCCGAGGTTGTGACGGCGGACGTCGACGGCGGCGGATACCGTCAGCTCAGCTACTTCGGCCACAGCTCCACCAAGGTCAAGGGTTTCACCCCCGACGGCGACGTGGTGGTGACGAGTGCCTTCCGGCAGGCGGACAGCCGCCTCACGCATGCCTACAGCCTGCCGGTGGACGGCGGCTGGGCCGAGGAACTGCCGTTCGGGCCGGTCGAGTCGGTGGCCTTCGGCACCGTCGTTGGGGACGAGCGCCCCGTAGTCCTGGCCAGTGTGCTTTCGCGCGAACCCGCCTGGTGGAAGCGCTACCGCGGCGGCGCCGCCGGCAAGCTCTGGATTGACGCCGACGGAAACGGCGAGTTCGAACGGCTCGCCCCCGAACTCGACGGCAACCTCACCGATCCCATGTGGGTCGGGGGCCGGATCGCCTTCCTCTCCGACCACGAGGGCTACGGCAACCTTTACTCCGTGCTGCCCAACGGCACGGACCTGCGCCGCCACACCGACCACGAGGACTTCTACGTTCGGCACGCAGCCACCGACGGCAAACGGGTCATCTTCGAATCCGCCGGTGAACTCTGGTTCCTGGCCGGCCTCGACACGGACGCGGTCAAACTCGACATCACGCTGGGGTCCGCCTCGCAGGCCCGGCGCGCGTCCGCGCTGAAGACCTCCCGCCACCTCGGCGACGTCATCCCCGACCACACCGGCGACTCCAGCGCAGTCGAAGCCCACGGCACCCTGCACTGGCTGCGGCACAAGGACGGCCCGTCACGGATCCTGGAGGCCACCCCGGGTGTCCGCGCACGCCTGCCCCGCCCCTTCGGCGCCGGCCGGATCGCCTACGTCGCGGACCACGGGGGAGTCGAAGCCCTCTACCTGAAGGCCATCGCGGCACCCGTGCACGGCGGTAACGCTTCCGCCGGCCCGGCGCCCGCACCGGCTGCCACCGCCACGACGGAGCACACTGCCGACGGCGGCACGCCGCTGCCCCGGCCGGTCTCGGCTGCCGCCCTGACCCGGCCGGACGCCACCGCTGTCGTCTCCGCCGAAGCCGCCGGCGATGCCCACGAGTTCGAAGCCCAGCACGGCGTTACCCAGGTCGGCGCGGCCAAGAGCGGTGCCGGATCCGCCGCGGAGCGCGCCGACGCCGGACAGCAGACCCGGATCGACTTCCCAAAGCCGAGCCGCGCCAGCGCCCTTGAGGCCAGCCCGGACGGCAACTGGGTCGCCGTCGGCACTGCCTTCGGCGACGTCTACCTCGCGGACACGCGCACCGGCGCCCTGACGCTCCTGAGCAGCATCGGCGAGGGCAGCATCGACGGCTTCAGCTGGTCGCCGGACTCGGCGTGGCTGGGCTGGGCCGAACCGGTGACCTCCTTCGGTTCCCGCACCCGGCTCCGGCTTGCCGGGATCGCGTCCGGAACGGGGAAGGCGGGGGCCGGCACGGGGGAAGCGGGCACGGCGGACGCGGCAGCGCGGCCGGCAATCATCGATGTCACCGACGGCCGGTTCCGGGACGAGTCGCCCGCGTTCACGCCGGACGGCAAGTTCCTCGCTTTCCTGTCCAACCGCAGCTTCGACCCGGTCTACGACGGACACTCCTTCGACCTCTCCTTCCCGAGCCCGATCAAGCCGTACCTCGTGGCCCTGGCCGCCGACACCCCGTCCCCGTTCGGGCCGAGCGTTGCCCTGCCCGACGACGACGCGGACCGCGCCGACGCCACGGAGGCCAGCAACACTGAAGCCTCGGTGTCGGTCAAGGTCGACGCCGAAGGGCTGGCCCACCGTGTCATCAATGTCCCGGTCCCGCAGGGCAACTACTCGGACCTCTCCGCGACCGCCGGCGCGCTGCTCTGGCTCGACCACGAGCTGGCCGGCGTAACGGGGGAAGGCCGGGCCACCCTGGAGGACAAGAACGCGGCGCCGAGCCTGGTCCGCTTCGACCTTGCCAAGCGCCGCACCACCACAATCGTCGAAGCTTTGGACAGCTACCGGCTTACCGGCGACGGCGAAAAGGTCATCCTGGTCCAGGACAAACAGATCCGCGTCTCACCGGCCGCAGCCAAGGCCGATGAGGACTCCGGGCAGCTGGTTAAGGTCGACCTGAACCGCATCCGGGTCCGCCTGGATCCGGTCAGCGTCTGGGGGCAGGCCTTCGACGAGGCCTGGCGCCTGCAGCGCGATTTCTTCTGGACCGAGGACATGGCCGGCCAGGACTGGGACTCCGTGCATGCCCGCTACCGGCCGATCGTGGAACGCCTCGGCTCGCACGATGACCTCGTGGACCTGCTCTGGGAGCTCCACGGCGAGCTGGGCACCTCACATGCCTACGTCCGTCCGGCACTGGTGACGGAGAATGGCAGCAACGGCCAGGGCCGCCTCGGTGCGGACCTCGCCTTCAACGGCGAGGGCTGGCAAATCACCCGCATCCTGGCCGGTGAATCCTCGGACCCGCTTGCGACCTCGCCGCTGACCCGGCCTGGGGCGGACGCCCGGGTCGGCGATGTCCTGTTGGCCATCGACGGCGTCGAACTGTCCGAGGCTCTCACCCCGGCCGTTCAGCTGGCCGGCGCCGCCGGCCGCGCCGTCGAACTGACCCTGCGCAACGGCGCCGGACACGGTGACCAGGCAGGGAAGCAGCGCCGCGTCGCCGTCGTGCCCGTCAAGGACGAGGAACGGCTGCGCTACCAGGAATGGGTCGCCTCCAACCGCCGCACGGTGCGGGAGGCCTCGCACGGGACCTTCGGGTACCTGCACATCCCGGACATGATGGCCAACGGCTGGGCCCAGCTGCACCGCGACCTGGATACCGAAACCTCGCTCGACGGCCTGATCGTGGACGTCCGCCGCAACCGCGGCGGCCACACCTCGCAGCTTGTGGCCGAGCTGATCGGCCGCAAGGTCACCGGCTGGAGCATGCCGCGCGGCGAGCGGCCGCGTACGTACCCGCACCATGCCCCGCGCGGGCCGGTCATCATCCTCACCGACGAATTTGCCGGCTCCGACGGCGACATCATCACCCAGGTGTCCAAACTCCGCGGGATCGGGCCGGTCATCGGCACCCGGACCTGGGGCGGGGTCGTCGGCATCGACAACCGCTTTGCCCTCGCGGACGGCACCGGAGTCACCCAGCCCCGCTACGCCACCTGGTTCACCGGCGGTGTGGGCTGGGGCGTCGAAAACTATGGTGTCGCCCCCGACATCGAGGTCGCCTTCCCGCCGCACGCCTACGCCGCCGGCGCGGACCCGCAGCTGGAATACGGCATCGGGGCACTCAAGGAAATGATCCAGGAGCTTCCCACCGACCGCCCGCCGCTCCGCGAGGGCTACCGCACGGTGCGTCCGGCCCCGTTGCCGGCCCGCCGGCAGGGAAACTAG
- a CDS encoding OsmC family protein, whose amino-acid sequence MATTRTAHTVWNGDLMSGAGNTSLDSSGLGNFDVTWKARAEAAEGKTSPEELIAAAHSACFSMAFSHALAQAGHAPEEVNTKADVTFEPGTGITGSHLTLNARVPGISEEDFQRIAEEAKTGCPVSAALTGIKITLDATLAA is encoded by the coding sequence ATGGCAACAACACGCACCGCACACACTGTATGGAACGGCGACCTGATGTCGGGGGCGGGCAACACCAGCCTGGACAGCTCCGGCCTCGGCAACTTCGACGTCACCTGGAAGGCGCGCGCCGAAGCGGCCGAGGGCAAGACCAGCCCGGAGGAACTGATCGCCGCGGCGCACTCGGCCTGCTTCTCGATGGCCTTCAGCCACGCGCTGGCGCAGGCGGGCCACGCACCTGAGGAAGTCAACACCAAGGCCGACGTCACGTTCGAGCCCGGCACCGGCATCACGGGCAGCCACCTCACGCTGAACGCCCGCGTGCCCGGCATCTCCGAAGAGGATTTCCAGCGCATCGCCGAGGAAGCCAAGACCGGCTGCCCGGTTTCGGCGGCCCTGACCGGCATCAAGATCACCTTGGACGCCACGCTGGCCGCCTAG
- the sucB gene encoding 2-oxoglutarate dehydrogenase, E2 component, dihydrolipoamide succinyltransferase → MSESVNLPALGESVTEGTVTRWLKQVGDRVEVDEPLLEVSTDKVDTEIPSPIAGVIEEILVAEDETAEVGAPLVRIGDGSGSGSTETAAPAAEEAPAESPSAAEAPAPEAEAPAAAAEAAPAEAPAAESAPAGEGHEVTLPALGESVTEGTVTRWLKSIGDTVEVDEPLLEVSTDKVDTEIPSPVAGTLQEIRVAEDETAEVGSVLAVIGSGAAAPAAAPATEAPKQEAPKQEAPAPAAAPAPEAPKQEAPKQEAPAPAEAPKQEAPKQAAAPSAPAAAAESGYVTPLVRKLANQQGVDISSLTGTGVGGRIRKQDVLAAAEAKTAPAAASAPAAASSAPAAASGELSSLRGTVQKAPRIRQVIARRMRESLDISTQLTQVHEVDMTKVAKLRAKAKNSFQAQNGSKLTFLPFIAKAVAEALKQHPKVNASYDEDKQEITYHNAEHLAIAVDTDKGLLVPVIADAGNLNLAGLAGKIADVADRTRNGKIGPDELSGGTFSITNIGSVGALFDTPIINQPQVAILGTGAIVKRAVVVSDENGDDSIAIRSMMYLSLTYDHRLVDGADAGRFLQTLKARLEEGAFEADLGL, encoded by the coding sequence ATGTCTGAATCCGTTAACTTGCCCGCCCTCGGTGAGAGCGTCACCGAAGGAACCGTCACCCGCTGGCTCAAGCAGGTCGGTGACCGGGTAGAGGTGGACGAGCCCCTGCTCGAAGTCTCCACCGACAAAGTAGACACCGAGATCCCCTCTCCGATCGCCGGCGTGATCGAGGAAATCCTCGTCGCCGAAGACGAGACCGCCGAGGTCGGCGCGCCCCTGGTGCGCATCGGCGACGGCTCCGGCTCCGGTTCCACTGAGACCGCCGCACCCGCCGCCGAAGAAGCCCCCGCCGAATCGCCTTCGGCCGCCGAAGCGCCGGCTCCCGAAGCCGAGGCTCCCGCTGCGGCCGCCGAGGCGGCCCCGGCCGAGGCACCCGCCGCCGAGTCGGCCCCGGCCGGCGAAGGCCACGAAGTGACCCTCCCCGCCCTGGGCGAGAGCGTCACCGAGGGTACCGTCACGCGCTGGCTGAAGAGCATTGGTGACACCGTCGAGGTTGACGAGCCGCTGCTGGAAGTTTCGACCGACAAGGTCGACACCGAGATTCCGTCCCCGGTTGCCGGCACCCTGCAGGAAATCCGCGTCGCCGAAGACGAAACGGCCGAGGTCGGTTCCGTCCTCGCCGTCATCGGCTCCGGCGCTGCAGCTCCGGCTGCCGCCCCCGCTACCGAGGCCCCCAAGCAGGAAGCCCCCAAGCAGGAGGCGCCGGCTCCGGCCGCCGCCCCCGCTCCCGAGGCCCCCAAGCAGGAAGCCCCGAAGCAGGAGGCTCCGGCTCCGGCCGAAGCGCCCAAGCAGGAAGCGCCGAAGCAGGCAGCAGCCCCGTCCGCACCCGCGGCGGCGGCCGAGTCCGGCTACGTCACTCCCCTGGTCCGCAAGCTCGCCAACCAGCAGGGCGTGGACATCTCCTCGCTGACCGGCACCGGCGTCGGCGGCCGCATCCGCAAGCAGGACGTGCTGGCCGCGGCCGAAGCCAAGACCGCCCCCGCCGCAGCTTCCGCACCGGCCGCGGCCTCGTCGGCCCCGGCCGCCGCTTCGGGTGAGCTGTCCTCGCTGCGCGGCACCGTGCAGAAGGCCCCGCGCATCCGCCAGGTCATTGCCCGCCGCATGCGCGAGTCGCTGGACATCTCCACCCAGTTGACCCAGGTGCACGAGGTGGACATGACCAAGGTCGCCAAGCTGCGCGCCAAGGCCAAGAACTCCTTCCAGGCCCAGAACGGCTCCAAGCTGACCTTCCTGCCCTTCATCGCCAAGGCTGTCGCCGAAGCCCTGAAGCAGCACCCGAAGGTCAACGCCTCCTACGACGAGGACAAGCAGGAGATCACCTACCACAACGCCGAGCACCTGGCGATTGCGGTGGATACGGACAAGGGCCTGCTGGTTCCGGTCATCGCCGACGCCGGCAACCTGAACCTGGCCGGCCTGGCCGGCAAGATCGCCGACGTCGCCGACCGCACCCGCAATGGCAAGATCGGCCCGGACGAGCTCTCCGGCGGAACCTTCAGCATCACCAACATCGGTTCCGTGGGCGCCCTCTTCGACACCCCGATCATCAACCAGCCGCAGGTGGCCATCCTTGGCACCGGAGCGATCGTCAAGCGCGCCGTGGTGGTTTCCGATGAGAACGGCGACGACTCGATCGCGATCCGTTCGATGATGTACCTCTCCCTGACGTACGACCACCGCCTGGTGGATGGCGCCGACGCAGGACGCTTCCTGCAGACGCTGAAGGCGCGCCTTGAGGAAGGCGCCTTCGAAGCCGACCTCGGCCTCTAG
- the lpdA gene encoding dihydrolipoyl dehydrogenase, with product MADQATAQEFDILVLGGGSGGYATALRAVQLGLTVGLIEKGKLGGTCLHNGCIPTKALLHSAELADHARDSAKYGVNVTLDSIDINAVNTYKDGIIAGKFKGLQGLIKGKKGITVIEGEGKLQGTDTVVVNGTAYKGKNIVLATGSYSRTLPGLEIGGKVITSDEALTMDFIPKSAIILGGGVIGVEFASVWKSFGVDVTIVEGLPSLVPNEDATIVKNFERAFKKRGIKFSTGVFFQGVEQNDDGVKVTLVDGKTFEADLMLVAVGRGPVTANLGYEEAGLTIDRGFVITNERLHTGVGNIYAVGDIVPGVQLAHRGYQQGIFVAEEIAGLKPVVVEDVNIPKVTYSEPEIATVGYTEKAAKAKFGDDQIETQEYNLAGNGKSSILGTSGLVKLVRQKDGPVVGVHMIGARMGEQIGEAQLIVNWEAYPEDVAQLVHAHPTQNESLGEAHLALAGKPLHG from the coding sequence GTGGCCGATCAGGCAACTGCGCAAGAATTCGACATCCTGGTACTCGGTGGCGGCAGCGGCGGCTACGCAACTGCGCTCCGCGCCGTCCAGCTCGGCCTTACGGTCGGCCTCATCGAAAAGGGAAAGCTCGGCGGCACCTGCCTGCACAACGGCTGCATCCCCACCAAGGCCCTGCTGCACTCCGCGGAACTGGCCGACCACGCCCGTGACTCCGCCAAGTACGGCGTCAACGTGACCCTGGACAGCATCGACATCAACGCCGTCAACACGTACAAGGACGGCATCATTGCCGGCAAGTTCAAGGGCCTCCAGGGACTCATCAAGGGCAAAAAGGGCATCACCGTCATTGAGGGCGAGGGCAAGCTCCAGGGCACCGACACCGTCGTCGTGAACGGCACCGCGTACAAGGGCAAAAACATCGTCCTCGCGACCGGCTCGTACTCCCGCACCCTGCCCGGCCTGGAAATCGGCGGCAAGGTCATCACCTCCGACGAAGCCCTCACCATGGACTTCATCCCGAAGAGCGCCATCATCCTCGGCGGCGGCGTGATCGGCGTCGAGTTCGCCTCGGTCTGGAAGTCCTTCGGCGTCGACGTCACCATCGTCGAAGGCCTGCCGTCCCTCGTCCCGAACGAGGACGCGACGATCGTCAAGAACTTCGAACGCGCCTTCAAGAAGCGCGGCATCAAGTTCTCCACTGGCGTCTTCTTCCAGGGCGTTGAGCAGAACGACGACGGCGTCAAGGTCACCCTCGTGGACGGCAAGACGTTCGAAGCCGACCTCATGCTGGTCGCCGTCGGCCGCGGCCCGGTCACGGCCAACCTCGGCTACGAAGAGGCCGGACTGACGATCGACCGCGGTTTCGTCATCACCAACGAACGCCTGCACACCGGCGTCGGCAACATCTACGCCGTGGGCGACATCGTCCCGGGCGTCCAGCTCGCACACCGCGGCTACCAGCAGGGCATCTTCGTGGCCGAGGAGATCGCCGGCCTCAAGCCCGTCGTGGTGGAAGACGTCAACATCCCCAAGGTCACGTACTCCGAGCCGGAGATCGCGACCGTGGGCTACACCGAAAAGGCCGCCAAGGCCAAGTTCGGTGACGACCAGATTGAAACCCAGGAATACAACCTCGCCGGCAACGGCAAGAGCTCTATCCTGGGCACGTCCGGCCTGGTCAAGCTGGTCCGCCAGAAGGACGGCCCCGTCGTCGGCGTCCACATGATCGGCGCCCGCATGGGCGAGCAGATCGGCGAGGCCCAGCTGATCGTGAACTGGGAAGCCTACCCGGAGGACGTGGCCCAGCTGGTGCACGCCCACCCGACGCAGAACGAGTCCCTCGGCGAAGCCCACCTGGCCCTCGCCGGGAAGCCCCTGCACGGGTAG